A window of the Streptomyces formicae genome harbors these coding sequences:
- a CDS encoding ABC transporter permease, translating into MLKTYRTELRRSPLLTAFPVMIAVDLVVLFGRSQYWIGVWPEASVAAQIVTLFLGPMLAGVSAWQAGRASRAGMSELLLGAARPGWRIETARLAATLTLGFLAYGIGCLTAAAVSWRDAGPGFLWPSYLVLGATTLLMFASVGHLAGRWWPSAGFTPVICALGGFVAMLASPFKFNVLAGPPDVHLRPVPVAVRLLLAAALVVLAVTAPSLPSRKGTLARPLPRHTHGIFVGSATCSLVALAAFPAAGELRVERPASAVDPLCDRAVETAPRVCVWPEHRKYLPDLTEMAQRLGNQRLGNQWGKAPDTYFEYGLRRTRLGDRGFDIAEGHVRTAAIAMAHHTFTTSIGRCIPPRTERRAWQAVDNIHMLLEYQAMGQDPAVADKGLNLVGVSGAQRAAAETARTSPAEQRAWLAQEREHLQEEKWCEPDARD; encoded by the coding sequence GTGCTGAAGACGTACCGTACGGAACTGCGGCGTTCTCCGCTGCTCACCGCCTTCCCCGTGATGATTGCCGTGGATCTCGTCGTGCTCTTCGGCCGGTCGCAGTACTGGATCGGAGTGTGGCCCGAGGCGAGCGTTGCCGCTCAAATCGTCACGCTGTTCCTGGGGCCGATGCTCGCCGGTGTCTCCGCCTGGCAGGCGGGACGCGCCTCCCGCGCGGGCATGTCCGAACTCCTCCTGGGAGCCGCCCGGCCCGGCTGGCGCATCGAGACGGCCCGTCTGGCCGCCACGCTCACGCTGGGATTTCTCGCCTACGGAATCGGGTGTCTCACCGCTGCGGCAGTGTCCTGGCGCGACGCCGGACCGGGCTTTCTGTGGCCCTCCTATCTGGTTCTCGGAGCCACGACCCTGCTGATGTTCGCATCGGTGGGGCATCTGGCCGGCCGTTGGTGGCCCTCCGCCGGATTCACGCCCGTGATCTGCGCGCTGGGCGGGTTCGTCGCCATGCTGGCATCCCCCTTCAAATTCAACGTTCTTGCCGGCCCGCCGGACGTCCATCTGCGCCCCGTGCCGGTTGCTGTCCGGCTGCTCCTGGCGGCCGCACTGGTCGTGCTCGCCGTCACCGCACCATCCCTGCCGTCGAGGAAGGGAACGCTTGCGCGGCCCCTGCCGCGGCACACCCATGGCATCTTCGTCGGTTCAGCGACGTGCTCGCTCGTTGCACTGGCCGCGTTTCCTGCCGCCGGAGAGCTTCGCGTCGAGCGTCCCGCATCCGCTGTCGACCCGCTGTGCGACCGGGCCGTGGAGACCGCACCGCGTGTCTGTGTGTGGCCCGAACACCGCAAGTACTTGCCGGATCTGACCGAAATGGCCCAGCGCCTCGGCAACCAGCGCCTCGGCAACCAGTGGGGCAAGGCACCCGACACGTACTTCGAGTACGGACTGCGGCGAACCCGCCTGGGAGACCGGGGATTCGACATCGCAGAAGGCCATGTACGTACAGCCGCGATCGCCATGGCACACCACACATTCACCACGTCGATCGGCCGGTGCATCCCGCCGCGCACGGAACGCCGGGCATGGCAAGCCGTGGACAACATCCACATGCTGCTCGAATACCAAGCCATGGGTCAGGATCCGGCCGTCGCCGACAAGGGGCTGAATCTCGTCGGCGTCTCCGGCGCCCAGCGCGCGGCCGCTGAGACAGCACGCACATCACCGGCCGAACAGCGGGCCTGGCTGGCTCAGGAGCGCGAGCACCTGCAGGAGGAAAAGTGGTGTGAGCCTGATGCGCGCGACTGA
- a CDS encoding arginase family protein codes for MRELAIIEAPSVLGLRESGVQDLPAALLDAGLLARTGAVRAGRVEAPAYDPERDPETGVLNPAGIARYSVMLADAVGAVLDRGGFPLVLGGDCSILLGNLLALRRRGRYGLLFLDGHTDFYQPSAEPFGEAASMDLALVTGRGPRLLTDLERPRPPGAGRGRRRLRLP; via the coding sequence GTGCGGGAACTGGCGATCATCGAGGCACCGTCCGTGCTCGGGCTGCGCGAGTCCGGCGTTCAGGACTTGCCGGCGGCCCTCCTCGACGCCGGGCTTCTCGCCCGCACCGGGGCGGTGCGGGCCGGCCGGGTGGAGGCGCCGGCCTACGATCCCGAGCGGGACCCCGAGACCGGGGTCCTCAACCCCGCGGGCATCGCGCGGTACTCCGTCATGCTCGCCGACGCGGTCGGCGCCGTGCTCGACCGCGGCGGCTTCCCGCTGGTCCTCGGCGGCGATTGCAGCATCCTGCTCGGCAACCTCCTCGCCCTGCGCCGCCGCGGGCGCTACGGCCTGCTGTTCCTCGACGGCCACACCGACTTCTACCAGCCGTCGGCGGAACCGTTCGGCGAGGCGGCCTCCATGGACCTCGCCCTGGTCACGGGCCGCGGCCCCCGGCTCCTGACCGACCTCGAAAGGCCGCGGCCCCCTGGTGCGGGACGAGGACGCCGTCGCCTTCGGCTTCCGTGA
- a CDS encoding arginase family protein, with amino-acid sequence MRDEDAVAFGFRDAAESAEAGMQPLPPRLHAMDLAAVRAAGAATAAGTAVGRLTAGGSAGYWVHLDVDVLDDAVMPTVDYRQPDGLSWSELESVLRTALADERAVGLDVTIFNPRLDPDGSIAARLAECLHRGLSPLTGQSGEGSV; translated from the coding sequence GTGCGGGACGAGGACGCCGTCGCCTTCGGCTTCCGTGACGCTGCCGAGTCCGCGGAGGCGGGGATGCAGCCTCTTCCGCCGCGGCTGCACGCGATGGACCTCGCCGCCGTGCGCGCGGCCGGCGCCGCCACGGCCGCGGGCACGGCGGTCGGCCGGCTCACGGCCGGCGGAAGCGCCGGCTACTGGGTCCATCTCGACGTCGACGTCCTGGACGACGCGGTCATGCCGACCGTCGACTACCGCCAACCCGACGGACTGAGCTGGTCGGAGCTGGAGAGCGTGCTGCGGACGGCACTGGCCGACGAGCGGGCCGTCGGTCTCGACGTCACGATCTTCAACCCCCGGCTCGACCCGGACGGCAGTATCGCGGCCCGCCTGGCCGAGTGTCTGCACCGTGGCCTGTCGCCGCTGACCGGCCAGAGCGGCGAGGGCTCTGTCTGA
- a CDS encoding DUF4328 domain-containing protein, which yields MLPRLIALDIWSASTPGVHVGAAPRRSNGLINAWWTAWTVNIIPTLMATMTYARAADADAIREAMGLSLVSTLFDIAAAVLAIVFVRRLTAMQQSKALEQ from the coding sequence GTGCTCCCGCGCCTGATCGCACTCGACATCTGGTCGGCGAGCACGCCGGGAGTTCACGTCGGCGCGGCGCCCCGGCGGTCCAACGGACTCATCAACGCCTGGTGGACGGCCTGGACCGTCAACATCATCCCTACGCTCATGGCGACGATGACGTACGCCAGAGCAGCGGATGCGGACGCGATCAGGGAGGCGATGGGCCTGAGTCTGGTCTCCACGCTGTTCGACATCGCCGCTGCCGTACTCGCGATCGTCTTCGTGCGGCGCCTCACCGCGATGCAGCAGAGCAAGGCACTGGAACAGTAG
- a CDS encoding DUF397 domain-containing protein gives MKTTDLAWFKSSYSSGGSGDCVEVALSWHKSSYSSSGSGDCVEVAACPTTVHVRDSKAKQGPQLALSPTAWSAFVSYATRA, from the coding sequence ATGAAAACCACAGACCTGGCCTGGTTCAAGAGCAGCTACAGCAGTGGCGGCTCCGGCGACTGCGTCGAAGTCGCCCTCTCCTGGCACAAGTCCAGCTACAGCAGCAGCGGCTCCGGCGACTGTGTCGAGGTCGCCGCCTGCCCCACCACCGTCCACGTCCGCGACTCCAAGGCCAAGCAGGGCCCCCAGCTCGCCCTCTCCCCCACCGCGTGGTCGGCCTTCGTCTCGTACGCCACCCGGGCCTGA
- a CDS encoding helix-turn-helix domain-containing protein, whose amino-acid sequence MEPESSDSLRTFGAVVQALREHAGLSRVEFAPLVQFSKHTVASIELGRRMPDDAFVERAEEVLGNTGALRKAARHLSRQPGLAPWFRRWARLEGLAVSLCTYECRLIPGLLQTEAYARTLFTNQLPPLGDEQIEAQWLARAERQQLLHERPNMAFSFILEEHLFLRRMGGAEVTRELVDHVVTVAERRNIEIQIMPLVRETHAGLDGPMQLLETPENRWYAYCEGQESGQLIAEPKVVSMLQMRYARMRSQALTPEDSVGLLQRMRGEL is encoded by the coding sequence ATGGAGCCGGAGTCCTCGGACAGCCTGAGGACGTTCGGCGCGGTGGTCCAGGCGCTGCGCGAGCACGCGGGGCTCAGCCGGGTCGAGTTCGCCCCGCTGGTGCAGTTCTCCAAACACACGGTCGCGTCGATCGAGCTGGGGCGGCGGATGCCGGACGACGCGTTCGTGGAGCGGGCGGAGGAGGTGTTGGGCAACACGGGAGCGTTACGGAAGGCGGCGCGGCATCTGTCACGGCAGCCGGGCTTGGCGCCGTGGTTCCGGCGGTGGGCGCGGTTGGAGGGGCTGGCGGTCAGCCTGTGCACGTACGAATGCCGGTTGATTCCGGGCCTGTTGCAGACGGAGGCGTACGCACGAACACTGTTCACGAACCAGCTGCCTCCCCTGGGTGATGAGCAGATCGAGGCCCAGTGGCTGGCGCGGGCTGAGCGGCAACAACTACTGCACGAGCGGCCGAATATGGCCTTCAGCTTCATCCTCGAAGAGCATCTGTTCCTTCGGCGGATGGGCGGGGCGGAGGTCACCCGGGAGCTGGTCGACCACGTCGTGACGGTCGCCGAACGGCGGAACATCGAGATCCAGATCATGCCACTCGTACGTGAGACGCATGCCGGGCTCGATGGTCCGATGCAGTTGCTGGAGACCCCAGAGAACAGGTGGTATGCGTACTGCGAGGGGCAGGAAAGCGGCCAACTCATCGCCGAGCCCAAAGTGGTCAGCATGCTCCAGATGCGTTATGCCAGGATGCGCTCACAGGCTCTCACCCCAGAAGACTCCGTGGGCCTGTTGCAGCGGATGCGAGGAGAACTATGA
- a CDS encoding VOC family protein, whose protein sequence is MPRIALVALVVRDYDEAIAFYRDALGFTLVEDTDRGDGSRWVVVRPAGGSGTDLLLARAKGDEQLASVGAQTGGRVGFFLHTDDFARDHARMTAAGVRFLEDPRHEPYGTVAVFEDLYGNRWDLLQPT, encoded by the coding sequence CTGCCCCGTATCGCCCTGGTCGCGCTGGTCGTGCGCGACTACGACGAGGCCATCGCCTTCTACCGCGACGCCCTCGGCTTCACGCTCGTCGAGGACACCGACCGCGGCGACGGCTCCCGCTGGGTGGTCGTCCGCCCGGCCGGCGGCAGCGGCACCGATCTGCTGCTCGCCCGCGCCAAGGGCGACGAGCAACTCGCGAGCGTCGGCGCCCAGACCGGCGGCCGTGTCGGCTTCTTCCTCCACACCGACGACTTCGCCCGCGACCACGCCCGGATGACCGCGGCGGGCGTCCGCTTCCTCGAAGACCCGCGCCACGAGCCGTACGGCACGGTCGCCGTCTTCGAGGACCTGTACGGCAACCGCTGGGACCTGCTCCAGCCCACGTGA
- a CDS encoding nucleoside/nucleotide kinase family protein has protein sequence MDPSIDQLADRARRLARPGARRILGIAGPPGAGKSTLAGELVGRLGAGLAVLVPMDGFHLAQAELERLGRAGRKGAPDTFDAAGYAALLARLRTAAGAGETVYAPAFDRGLEEPVAGSIPVPDGVPLVVTEGNYLLHDEGAWAGIRGLLDEVWYLEVADGVRVPRLVDRHVRFGKERAYAERWVRDSDEANARVVARGRHRAHLTVRMDAARYAGHGEGDAQGPTPPMRSTE, from the coding sequence ATGGACCCGTCGATCGACCAGCTCGCCGACCGTGCCCGGCGCCTCGCCCGCCCCGGCGCCCGCCGGATCCTCGGGATCGCGGGACCGCCCGGGGCCGGCAAGTCGACGCTCGCGGGGGAGCTCGTGGGGCGGCTGGGCGCGGGGCTCGCCGTGCTCGTACCCATGGACGGCTTCCACCTTGCCCAGGCCGAGCTGGAGCGACTGGGACGGGCGGGGCGGAAGGGCGCGCCGGACACCTTCGACGCGGCGGGGTACGCGGCGCTGCTGGCCCGGCTGCGGACGGCGGCCGGTGCGGGCGAGACGGTGTACGCGCCCGCCTTCGACCGGGGGCTGGAGGAGCCGGTCGCCGGGAGCATTCCCGTCCCGGACGGCGTTCCGCTCGTCGTCACCGAAGGCAACTACCTGCTCCACGACGAGGGGGCGTGGGCCGGGATCCGGGGGCTGCTCGACGAGGTCTGGTACCTGGAGGTGGCGGACGGGGTGCGGGTGCCGCGACTCGTGGACCGGCACGTCCGCTTCGGCAAGGAGCGGGCGTACGCGGAGCGGTGGGTCAGGGACTCGGACGAGGCGAACGCGAGGGTGGTGGCGCGGGGGCGGCACCGTGCGCATCTGACTGTGCGGATGGACGCGGCCCGTTACGCCGGTCACGGTGAGGGCGACGCCCAGGGGCCGACGCCGCCGATGCGTTCGACGGAGTAG
- a CDS encoding PPOX class F420-dependent oxidoreductase, giving the protein MTGLPPELRDLIESGPMAHLSTINPDGSPQVTVIWIGLDGDDLVSGHMSHHLKLRNIERDPRVVLSFDAPRVPGVLLNAYAVVRARASVQPSDDTWDLLNRLAKVYMAPDAEFPAPKGSGYIVRYSVERIGGVGPWASPSP; this is encoded by the coding sequence ATGACCGGCCTGCCGCCCGAACTCCGCGACCTGATCGAATCCGGCCCCATGGCTCACCTGAGCACGATCAACCCCGACGGCAGCCCGCAGGTGACCGTGATCTGGATCGGGCTGGACGGCGACGATCTCGTCAGCGGTCACATGTCGCACCACCTGAAGCTGCGCAACATCGAGCGAGACCCCCGGGTCGTGCTGTCGTTCGACGCCCCGCGCGTGCCCGGTGTCCTCCTCAACGCGTACGCCGTGGTGCGGGCGCGGGCCTCCGTCCAGCCGAGCGACGACACCTGGGATCTGCTCAACCGCCTGGCGAAGGTCTATATGGCCCCGGACGCCGAGTTCCCGGCACCGAAGGGCTCCGGCTACATCGTGCGCTACTCCGTCGAACGCATCGGCGGCGTCGGCCCCTGGGCGTCGCCCTCACCGTGA
- a CDS encoding ABC transporter ATP-binding protein: MRLRKTTRDRDTGPAVELRGVSRRYGRGSGAVHALRGIDLTLERGTFTAVMGPSGSGKSTFLQCAAGLDRPTSGSVRLGGTEITGMSESKLTALRRSRLGFVFQSFNLLPSLTVEQNVLLPMRLAGRRSGQADAAGMLARVGLGEHARRRPGQLSGGQQQRVAIARALVTRPDVVFADEPTGALDTGTAAEVLGLLRQAVDGMGATVVMVTHDPAAAAWADRVLFLADGVIADSLHGATAARIADRMTALTAGAHGPHATVTAGAAA, translated from the coding sequence ATGCGGCTGCGGAAGACGACGCGGGACCGGGACACCGGCCCTGCGGTGGAGCTGCGCGGGGTCAGCCGCCGGTACGGCAGGGGCAGCGGCGCCGTGCACGCGCTGCGGGGCATCGACCTCACTCTGGAGCGCGGCACGTTCACCGCGGTGATGGGGCCCTCCGGCTCCGGCAAGTCGACCTTTCTGCAGTGCGCCGCCGGGCTCGACCGCCCGACGTCCGGGTCGGTGCGCCTCGGCGGCACCGAGATCACGGGAATGAGCGAGAGCAAGCTCACCGCGCTGCGCCGCAGCCGGCTCGGCTTCGTCTTCCAGTCGTTCAACCTGCTGCCCTCGCTGACCGTCGAGCAGAATGTGCTGCTCCCGATGCGACTCGCGGGGCGACGCTCCGGGCAGGCGGACGCGGCCGGGATGCTGGCCCGGGTCGGGCTCGGTGAGCACGCCAGGCGCCGCCCCGGTCAGCTGTCGGGCGGCCAGCAGCAGCGGGTGGCCATCGCCCGGGCGCTGGTCACACGGCCCGACGTCGTCTTCGCCGACGAACCCACCGGCGCGCTCGACACCGGCACCGCGGCCGAGGTGCTCGGCCTGCTGCGGCAGGCCGTGGACGGCATGGGCGCCACGGTGGTGATGGTCACCCACGACCCGGCCGCCGCCGCGTGGGCGGACCGGGTGCTCTTCCTCGCCGACGGCGTCATCGCCGACAGCCTGCACGGGGCCACCGCCGCCCGGATCGCGGACCGGATGACCGCGCTCACCGCGGGCGCCCACGGGCCGCATGCCACCGTCACGGCGGGAGCGGCCGCGTGA